A stretch of the Photobacterium toruni genome encodes the following:
- a CDS encoding response regulator transcription factor, producing MKILIVDDNHQIVETIADYLELEGMTVDCAYHGQAALTFIENNHYDVIIMDIMMPKIDGIAAVQKIRNELYCGTPILFLTAKDTLEDKVAAFKAGGDDYLLKPFAMEELCLRLHALANRGPRQDIGLLKYADLIMNNRSDEVSRNGTAIKLSRIQFKILKVLLHHAPNIVTRQQVIDAVWGEESPSSDALRSHIYGLRNALDKGFSTSRLETIHGQGYRIKTA from the coding sequence ATGAAAATTCTTATTGTTGATGATAACCATCAGATTGTTGAAACGATTGCTGATTACTTAGAACTAGAAGGTATGACAGTCGATTGTGCCTATCACGGTCAAGCCGCACTCACTTTTATTGAAAATAACCATTATGACGTCATCATTATGGATATTATGATGCCTAAAATAGACGGTATTGCTGCGGTTCAAAAAATACGTAACGAACTTTATTGTGGAACGCCCATTCTCTTTCTAACCGCTAAAGATACTCTTGAAGATAAAGTTGCTGCTTTTAAAGCGGGCGGTGATGACTATTTATTAAAACCGTTTGCCATGGAAGAACTGTGCTTACGACTCCACGCATTAGCCAATCGAGGCCCTCGGCAAGATATTGGATTACTAAAATATGCAGATTTAATAATGAATAATCGCAGTGATGAAGTTAGTCGAAATGGGACAGCCATTAAACTTAGCCGTATTCAATTTAAAATTCTCAAAGTTTTATTACACCACGCTCCGAATATCGTGACTCGGCAGCAAGTCATTGACGCAGTTTGGGGCGAAGAGTCCCCTTCTAGTGATGCCCTTCGCAGTCATATTTATGGTTTACGCAATGCCCTTGATAAAGGTTTTTCCACTTCACGCTTAGAGACGATTCATGGACAAGGTTACCGCATCAAAACCGCATAG